From the genome of Bubalus bubalis isolate 160015118507 breed Murrah chromosome 2, NDDB_SH_1, whole genome shotgun sequence, one region includes:
- the AGPAT1 gene encoding 1-acyl-sn-glycerol-3-phosphate acyltransferase alpha isoform X1 — MPRFLLQSSFLSQVTRMELWPGAGTLLLLLFLLLLLLLPTLWFCSPSAKYFFKMAFYNGWILFLAVLAIPVCAVRGRNVENMKILRLMLLHIKYLYGIRVEVRGAHHFPPSQPYVVVSNHQSSLDLLGMMEVLPGRCVPIAKRELLWAGSAGLACWLAGVIFIDRKRTGDAISVMSEVAQTLLTQDVRVWVFPEGTRNHNGSMLPFKRGAFHLAVQAQVPIVPIVMSSYQDFYCKKERRFTSGRCQVRVLPPVPTEGLKPDDVPALADRVRHSMLTVFREISTDGRGGGDYLKKPGGVGEAGL; from the exons ATGCCACGCTTCCTCCTCCAGAGCTCCTTCCTCTCCCAG GTGACCAGAATGGAGCTGTGGCCAGGGGCggggactctgctgctgctgctcttcctgctgctgctcctcctgcTGCCCACTCTGTGGTTCTGCAGCCCCAGTGCCAAGTATTTCTTCAAGATGGCCTTCTACAACGGCTGGATCCTCTTCCTGGCTGTGCTCGCCATCCCTGTGTGTGCCGTGCGAGGACGCAACGTCGAGAACATGAA GATCTTGCGTCTGATGCTACTCCACATCAAATACCTGTACGGGATCCGAGTGGAGGTACGAGGGGCCCACCACTTCCCTCCTTCACAGCCCTACGTCGTTGTCTCCAACCACCAGAGCTCCCTCGACCTGCTTG ggatGATGGAGGTGCTGCCAGGCCGCTGTGTGCCCATTGCCAAGCGGGAGCTGCTGTGGGCCGGCTCTGCTGGGCTGGCCTGCTGGCTGGCGGGAGTCATCTTCATTGACCGGAAGCGCACTGGGGATGCCATCAGTGTCATGTCTGAGGTCGCCCAGACCCTGCTTACACAGGAC GTACGGGTCTGGGTTTTTCCTGAGGGCACGAGAAACCACAACGGCTCCATGCTGCCCTTCAAACGTGGCGCCTTCCACCTCGCAGTGCAGGCCCAG GTTCCCATTGTGCCCATCGTCATGTCCTCCTATCAAGACTTCTACTGCAAGAAGGAGCGCCGCTTCACTTCAG GGCGATGTCAGGTCCGGGTGCTGCCCCCAGTGCCCACAGAAGGGCTGAAGCCGGATGACGTTCCAGCTCTGGCTGACAGAGTCCGGCACTCCATGCTCACTGTTTTCCGGGAAATCTCCACTGATGGCAGGGGTGGTGGTGACTATCTGAAGAAGCCCGGAGGGGTGGGCGAGGCTGGGCTCTGA
- the AGPAT1 gene encoding 1-acyl-sn-glycerol-3-phosphate acyltransferase alpha isoform X2, with protein sequence MELWPGAGTLLLLLFLLLLLLLPTLWFCSPSAKYFFKMAFYNGWILFLAVLAIPVCAVRGRNVENMKILRLMLLHIKYLYGIRVEVRGAHHFPPSQPYVVVSNHQSSLDLLGMMEVLPGRCVPIAKRELLWAGSAGLACWLAGVIFIDRKRTGDAISVMSEVAQTLLTQDVRVWVFPEGTRNHNGSMLPFKRGAFHLAVQAQVPIVPIVMSSYQDFYCKKERRFTSGRCQVRVLPPVPTEGLKPDDVPALADRVRHSMLTVFREISTDGRGGGDYLKKPGGVGEAGL encoded by the exons ATGGAGCTGTGGCCAGGGGCggggactctgctgctgctgctcttcctgctgctgctcctcctgcTGCCCACTCTGTGGTTCTGCAGCCCCAGTGCCAAGTATTTCTTCAAGATGGCCTTCTACAACGGCTGGATCCTCTTCCTGGCTGTGCTCGCCATCCCTGTGTGTGCCGTGCGAGGACGCAACGTCGAGAACATGAA GATCTTGCGTCTGATGCTACTCCACATCAAATACCTGTACGGGATCCGAGTGGAGGTACGAGGGGCCCACCACTTCCCTCCTTCACAGCCCTACGTCGTTGTCTCCAACCACCAGAGCTCCCTCGACCTGCTTG ggatGATGGAGGTGCTGCCAGGCCGCTGTGTGCCCATTGCCAAGCGGGAGCTGCTGTGGGCCGGCTCTGCTGGGCTGGCCTGCTGGCTGGCGGGAGTCATCTTCATTGACCGGAAGCGCACTGGGGATGCCATCAGTGTCATGTCTGAGGTCGCCCAGACCCTGCTTACACAGGAC GTACGGGTCTGGGTTTTTCCTGAGGGCACGAGAAACCACAACGGCTCCATGCTGCCCTTCAAACGTGGCGCCTTCCACCTCGCAGTGCAGGCCCAG GTTCCCATTGTGCCCATCGTCATGTCCTCCTATCAAGACTTCTACTGCAAGAAGGAGCGCCGCTTCACTTCAG GGCGATGTCAGGTCCGGGTGCTGCCCCCAGTGCCCACAGAAGGGCTGAAGCCGGATGACGTTCCAGCTCTGGCTGACAGAGTCCGGCACTCCATGCTCACTGTTTTCCGGGAAATCTCCACTGATGGCAGGGGTGGTGGTGACTATCTGAAGAAGCCCGGAGGGGTGGGCGAGGCTGGGCTCTGA